In Gopherus evgoodei ecotype Sinaloan lineage chromosome 10, rGopEvg1_v1.p, whole genome shotgun sequence, a single window of DNA contains:
- the LOC115659202 gene encoding C2 calcium-dependent domain-containing protein 4C-like produces MWCLEKLSKASEPIVLGKEEVCFWNRARKAMVASPNILTPDRIPEFCIPSRLISSHSARDPSSHIQSYAETNLYPHCEPDHNPSTQLPHILSTEIVNNFISVEESTNSDPQSQAALSLLHFPKVQTSYGFCTLLESPHTRRKESIFHSDPCSCSMSCLLLLPSSRICYKGVDSSIISSTATRLPSWHPHLPRQDTYDYDTASSYSLFTIQSREGLLCRALKAENKSSMLRENSLSTDEDSSTDNSSNPNRWSLASLCECSSTQSSSGSQSPIFPQDFTNGRERLRNAHTVFLDRRGILRLSSDYCPESRRLRLCLISAEGLYDVFMEPKRINCCITFCLVPGKVQKQRSTIIKRSRNPIFNEDFVFDGISKDDLHRRSIKIKAVNKASTMKRDYILGKIELCLLSMVPI; encoded by the coding sequence ATGTGGTGCTTGGAGAAACTCAGCAAGGCTTCAGAGCCAATCGTGTTGGGAAAAGAAGAAGTTTGCTTCTGGAATAGAGCCCGGAAGGCAATGGTTGCTTCTCCCAACATCTTAACCCCAGACAGGATTCCAGAATTCTGCATCCCATCCAGACTGATTAGCTCCCATTCTGCAAGGGATCCCAGCTCCCACATCCAGTCCTATGCAGAGACCAACCTGTACCCTCATTGTGAACCTGATCACAACCCCAGCACACAGCTGCCACATATCCTCTCAACTGAAATTGTTAATAACTTCATCTCAGTGGAAGAAAGCACCAACTCAGACCCACAGTCACAGGCAGCACTTTCTCTGCTCCATTTCCCAAAGGTGCAGACCTCCTATGGATTCTGCACTTTGCTGGAAAGTCCCCACACCCGAAGAAAAGAGAGTATTTTCCACAGTGACCCATGCAgctgttctatgtcctgtctacTGTTGCTTCCAAGTTCCAGAATCTGCTACAAAGGAGTAGATTCCAGCATCATCAGCTCTACCGCCACCAGACTCCCTTCTTGGCATCCACACCTGCCAAGACAAGACACTTATGACTATGATACTGCTTCCTCCTACTCTTTATTTACAATCCAGAGCCGAGAGGGACTGCTCTGCAGGGCTTTAAAGGCAGAAAACAAGTCCAGCATGCTAAGGGAGAACTCCTTATCCACAGATGAAGACAGCTCCACAGACAACAGCTCCAATCCCAATAGGTGGTCTTTGGCAAGTTTATGCGAGTGCTCAAGCACACAAAGCTCTTCTGGGTCACAGTCACCCATCTTTCCCCAGGATTTTactaatggcagagagagacttAGAAATGCGCATACAGTATTTCTTGATAGAAGAGGAATCTTGAGACTGTCCTCTGACTACTGTCCTGAAAGCAGAAGGCTTAGACTCTGTCTGATAAGCGCTGAAGGCTTATATGATGTATTTATGGAACCTAAAAGGATTAATTGTTGCATCACATTCTGTCTTGTGCCAGGGAAAGTTCAGAAACAAAGAAGCACTATTATAAAGAGAAGCAGAAATCCCATCTTTAATGAGGACTTCGTCTTTGATGGTATTTCTAAGGATGATCTTCACAGACGATCAATCAAGATAAAAGCTGTTAATAAAGCATCTACTATGAAGAGAGATTATATTTTAGGTAAAATTGAATTGTGCTTATTGAGTATGGTGCCTATCTGA